From Acanthopagrus latus isolate v.2019 chromosome 22, fAcaLat1.1, whole genome shotgun sequence, the proteins below share one genomic window:
- the LOC119012104 gene encoding sprT-like domain-containing protein Spartan yields the protein MDDDFLLAIQLQEQFNSEYETSLFSSNGFEDDGLGQSSKKRKVGVAGGGSDVVPYWKPTARPERPLSIVDESWETLDPNPDVRSMFLEFNDTFFWGKLSGVEVKWSPRMTLCAGVCSYEGRGGLCSIRLSEPLLKLRPRRDLVQTLLHEMIHALLFVTQNNRDRDGHGPEFCKHMNRINQATGTKITVYHSFHDEVDVYRQHWWKCNGPCQNQRPYFGFVKRAMNRAPSALDPWWEAHRRSCGGTYTKVKEPEGYGKKGKKDGKKDGKTSEKKAPGSGKASSTTTGSGSQDIRNIIPFAGKGFVLGGKSQSSASSSPSQKPVVRSPSSSPVSPQKTLFPPCSPAESLSPPVLSTQGSRGFSNAFPPVRPTTSTGQRPPVKRSVGNTRVFTNINGSPVRIPKPHKGGSSSQDTKIKQRSIGELFGSPSPRKSESQSSPSNTGTTRDSPNSATGASSSSSFVPKQLSNHPASSSKFSSIVSSGTKGSPVKPAQSKYFTHSNGDSTAGAAGGGQASRKRPWDERSSSAAIFNFFQKTLASDSAASRESANTNSPAMHQRTAAASSSSGSSASSIRSSAGLHTATPSSSSSSSPALMVSCPVCQAKVQESEINAHLDSCLS from the exons ATGGATGATGACTTTCTGCTCGCCATACAGCTACAGGAGCAGTTTAACAGCGAATACGAGACGTCTTTATTCTCTTCAAACGGATTTGAGGACGACGGCCTCGGACAGAGCAGCAAGAAAAGGAAAGTGGGGGTAGCTGGAGGTGGCAGTGATGTTGTCCCCTACTGGAAGCCGACTGCCCGGCCCGAGAGGCCGCTGTCCATCGTGGACGAGTCCTGGGAGACACTGGACCCCAATCCTGATGTCAGATCCATGTTCCTGGAGTTCAACGACACGTTCTTCTGGGGGAAGCTCAGCGGCgtggaggtgaagtggagcCCAAGAATGACACT GTGTGCCGGTGTGTGTTCCTACGAGGGCCGAGGTGGACTGTGTTCCATCAGGCTCAGTGAGCCTCTGCTGAAGCTGAGACCAAGAAGAGACCTGGTGCAG ACCCTCCTTCACGAGATGATCCACGCGCTGCTGTTCGTGACCCAGAACAACAGGGACCGCGACGGACACGGCCCTGAGTTCTGCAAGCACATGAACCGGATCAACCAGGCCACTGGGACCAAGATCACT GTCTACCACAGTTTCCATGACGAGGTCGATGTGTACCGGCAGCACTGGTGGAAGTGCAACGGGCCCTGCCAGAACCAAAGGCCCTACTTTGGCTTTGTGAAGAGGGCCATGAACCGGGCTCCGTCTGCTCTGGATCCCTGGTGGGAGGCTCACAGGAGGTCGTGTGGGGGGACCTACACCAAGGTGAAGGAGCCCGAAGGATACGGGAAAAAAGGCAAGAAGGATGGTAAAAAGGACGGGAAGACCTCAGAGAAGAAGGCCCCGGGAAGTGGAAAGGCTTCGAGTACAACTACAG GTTCTGGATCACAGGACATACGGAACATCATCCCATTTGCTGGCAAAGGCTTTGTACTCGGAGGGAAGTCCCAGTCCTCTGCGTCTTCCTCCCCATCTCAAAAACCTGTCGTGAGATCACCCTCGTCCAGCCCCGTCTCCCCTCAGAAGACACTGTTCCCCCCCTGCTCTCCAGCTGAAAGTCTCAGTCCTCCTGTTCTTTCTACCCAGGGTAGCAGAGGATTCTCTAACGCCTTCCCTCCTGTCAGACCTACCACCTCCACGGGGCAGAGGCCTCCTGTAAAAAGGTCTGTCGGTAACACGAGGGTTTTCACCAACATCAACGGGTCGCCAGTGAGAATCCCCAAACCCCACAAGGGTGGAAGCAGTAGCCaagacacaaaaatcaaacagcGGTCCATCGGAGAACTGTTCGGCAGCCCAAGCCCCAGGAAGTCAGAGAGTCAGTCCTCCCCCTCAAACACAGGGACTACAAGAGATTCACCAAACAGTGCAACGGgtgcttcctcctcttcttcctttgtACCTAAACAACTGAGCAACCACCCAGCTTCCTCCAGTAAGTTTTCATCCATAGTTTCATCTGGAACCAAAGGCAGCCCCGTTAAACCGGCGCAGTCCAAGTATTTCACTCATTCTAACGGTGACAGCACGGCAGGAGCTGCCGGCGGAGGTCAGGCATCGAGGAAGAGGCCGTGGGACGAGCGCAGCAGCTCGGCCGCCATCTTCAACTTCTTCCAGAAGACCTTAGCCAGCGATTCAGCAGCCTCGAGGGAGTCTGCGAATACGAACTCACCTGCAATGCACCAAAGAActgccgccgcctcctcctcctcaggctccTCCGCTTCCTCCATCCGTTCCTCTGCAGGACTGCACACCgccaccccctcctcttcctcgtcttcctcccccGCGCTGATGGTCAGCTGTCCTGTGTGCCAAGCGAAGGTGCAGGAGTCAGAGATCAATGCGCATCTTGACTCGTGCCTCTCCTGA
- the exoc8 gene encoding exocyst complex component 8, with amino-acid sequence MSETGNRLRKLLESPNFDPQNYVKQLSQQSDGDRDLQEHRQKIQNLADETAQNLKKNVYKNYRQFIETAKEISYLESEMYQLSHILTEQKSIMESITQALLLTDKDETSKEMQAAFPKETEEVKQRTLTSLLEKVEGGKNIMDTPGRHLVYNGDLVEFDVDNMSPIQKVHAFLMNDCLLIATWLPNRRGTVKYKYNALYDLESFAVVNVKDNPPMKDMFKILMFPDSRIFQAENSKIKKEWLEILDETKKNKATKDRHKKEEEVPTSPVRAEVSTNPFDVDDDEPADAEEIVDLSLEWIQELPEDLDVCIAQRDFEGAVDLLDKLNEYLKDQPVTPRVKELRLKVDERVRQLTEVLVFELSPDRSLRGGPKATRRAVSQLIRLGQSTKACELFLKNRAAAVQTAIRQLRIEGATLLYIHKLCNIFFTSLLETAKEFEMDFAGNTGCYSAFVVWSRSAMRMFVDAFSKQVFDSKESLSTAAECVKVAKEHCQQLTEIGLDLTFTLQSLLVKDIKAALLSYKDIIMEATKHRNSEEMWRKMNLMTPEALAKLKDEMRTCGMGSFEQYTGDDCWVNLSYTIVAFTKQMMSFLEEGLKLYFPELHMVLLESLREIILVAVQHVDYSLRCEQDPEKKAFIMQNASFLHDTVLPVVERRFEEGVGKPAKQLQDLRKSTRPVRINPESTTSVV; translated from the exons ATGTCGGAGACGGGGAACCGACTCCGGAAGCTGCTCGAATCGCCGAATTTCGACCCACAGAACTACGTGAAGCAGCTCTCGCAGCAGTCCGATGGCGACAGGGATTTGCAGGAGCACCGTCAGAAAATCCAGAACTTGGCCGACGAGACGGCGCAAAACCTGAAGAAGAACGTCTACAAGAACTACAGGCAGTTCATCGAAACGGCCAAAGAGATTTCCTACCTGGAGAGCGAGATGTACCAGCTGAGTCACATCCTGACGGAGCAGAAGAGCATCATGGAGAGCATCACTCAGGCCCTGCTGCTGACGGACAAGGACGAGACCTCCAAAGAGATGCAGGCTGCCTTCCCCAAAGAGACCGAGGAGGTGAAGCAGAGGACGCTCACCTCGCTGCTGGAGAAAGTAGAAGGGGGCAAAAACATCATGGACACCCCGGGGAGGCACCTAGTCTACAACGGTGACCTTGTGGAGTTTGACGTTGACAACATGTCCCCCATCCAGAAGGTGCACGCTTTCCTCATGAACGACTGCCTGCTAATCGCCACCTGGCTGCCGAACCGCAGAGGGACtgtcaagtacaagtacaacGCCCTGTATGACCTGGAGAGCTTCGCCGTGGTCAATGTGAAGGACAACCCTCCCATGAAGGACATGTTCAAGATCCTCATGTTCCCGGACAGTCGCATCTTCCAGGCGGAGAACAGCAAAATCAAAAAGGAGTGGCTGGAGATCCTGGACGAGACCAAGAAGAACAAGGCCACCAAGGACAGGCacaagaaagaggaggaggtccCCACTTCTCCCGTCAGAGCCGAGGTGTCCACCAACCCTTTCGATGTGGACGATGACGAGCCAGCCGATGCGGAGGAGATCGTGGACCTCAGCCTGGAGTGGATCCAGGAGCTGCCGGAGGACCTGGACGTCTGCATCGCCCAGAGGGACTTCGAGGGCGCCGTGGACCTGCTGGACAAGCTGAACGAGTATCTGAAAGACCAGCCGGTCACCCCCCGGGTCAAGGAGCTGAGGCTGAAGGTGGATGAGCGCGTGAGGCAGCTGACGGAGGTGCTGGTGTTCGAGCTGTCCCCAGATCGGTCACTTCGAGGAGGACCGAAAGCCACCAGGCGGGCCGTGTCCCAGCTGATCAGACTAG GTCAGTCCACCAAAGCCTGCGAGCTGTTTCTGAAGAACCGCGCTGCTGCCGTCCAGACGGCCATCCGGCAGCTCCGAATAGAGGGAGCCACGCTGCTCTACATCCACAAACTCTGCAACATCTTCTTCACCAGCCTGCTGGAGACGGCCAAGGAGTTCGAGATGGACTTTGCCGGGAACACGGGCTGCTACTCGGCCTTCGTGGTGTGGTCCCGATCAGCCATGAGGATGTTTGTGGACGCCTTCAGCAAGCAG gtgtTTGACAGTAAGGAGAGCCTGtcgacagcagcagagtgtgtcaAAGTGGCTAAGGAGCACTGTCAGCAGCTGACCGAGATCGGCCTGGACCTGACCTTCACCCTGCAGTCCCTGCTCGTCAAGGACATCAAGGCGGCCCTGCTGAGCTACAAGGACATCATCATGGAGGCCACCAAGCACCGAAACTCTGAGGAGATGTGGAGGAAGATGAACCTGATGACGCCCGAGGCTCTGGCTAAACTCAAG gaCGAGATGCGCACCTGCGGGATGGGCAGCTTCGAGCAGTACACTGGGGACGACTGCTGGGTGAACCTGAGCTACACCATCGTGGCCTTCACCAAGCAGATGATGAGCTTCCTGGAGGAGGGCCTGAAGCTCTACTTCCCCGAGCTGCACATGGTGCTGCTGGAGAGCCTGAGGGAGATCATCCTGGTGGCCGTGCAGCACGTGGACTACAGCCTGCGCTGCGAGCAGGACCCCGAGAAGAAGGCCTTCATCATGCAGAACGCCTCCTTCCTCCACGACACCGTGCTGCCCGTGGTGGAGCGGAGGTTTGAGGAGGGCGTGGGCAAGCCGGCCAAACAGCTGCAGGACCTGAGGAAGAGCACCCGGCCGGTTAGGATCAATCCAGAGAGCACCACGTCTGTGGTCTGA